Proteins encoded together in one Lathyrus oleraceus cultivar Zhongwan6 chromosome 5, CAAS_Psat_ZW6_1.0, whole genome shotgun sequence window:
- the LOC127081278 gene encoding extensin-like, which produces MRDPSEKSKKAKKAKLEETSGSRPPVPLADSPSKSIPPSRSVKLKLITSSLPQTTPIYTSSEIPPSTTRTSNPLSLKFNLATTTLPVSEAEMLNETTSPSSSSPSSPPYYILSSDNEPSDQHQTPPFAQPNPPPEQPIPSPSEP; this is translated from the coding sequence ATGCGAGATCCCTCTGAGAAGTCCAAGAAGGCGAAGAAGGCAAAGCTGGAAGAAACTTCTGGGTCAAGACCTCCAGTCCCTCTGGCTGACTCTCCAAGTAAGTCTATACCTCCTTCCCGCTCTGTAAAACTTAAGCTTATTacttcttctcttccccaaacaACTCCTATCTACACCTCATCCGAAATACCCccctcaaccaccagaacctcTAACCCACTATCTCTCAAATTTAACCTTGCAACCACTACATTACCCGTTTCTGAAGCAGAGATGTTGAATGAAACTACCTCACCATCATCATCCTCACCTTCATCCCCACCATACTATATTCTCTCATCTGACAACGAACCTTCTGATCAACATCAAACACCACCATTTGCACAACCTAATCCACCTCCTGAACAACCAATACCCTCACCATCTGAACCTTAA